The following proteins come from a genomic window of Trifolium pratense cultivar HEN17-A07 linkage group LG4, ARS_RC_1.1, whole genome shotgun sequence:
- the LOC123924791 gene encoding protein trichome birefringence-like 34 — translation MAIKAHQVVVLGSNFGIKITFHSLVAILTTILVVTAIYFTQEGGQWFLQETISSESLLKCNLFDGKWVYDNESNPLYKEQQCKFMSDQLACEKFGRKDLDYQNWRWKPHQCDLPRFNATTLLERLRNKRLVFVGDSLNRGQWVSMVCLVESSLPPTLKSMQTLANGSLNIFKAKEYNATIEFYWSPLLVESNSDDPVNHKVPDRTVRVQAIEKHAKYWTHADIIVFNTFLWWRRQAMNVLWGSFGDPNGVYKKVKMVRVYEMALRTWSDWLEMHINRNKTQLFFVSMSPTHQRAHEWGGTKGENCYKERDQITKEGYNGNGSVPKMMQVVENVLQDLKTRGLNVQMLNITQLSEYRKEGHPSIYRKQWEPLTEEQISNPKSYADCIHWCLPGVPDTWNELLYAYIFHR, via the exons ATGGCAATTAAGGCACACCAAGTAGTAGTACTAGGAAGCAATTTTGGAATCAAAATCACTTTTCATTCTCTTGTAGCAATTTTAACAACTATTCTAGTTGTCACTGCCATATATTTTACACAAGAAGGAGGACAATGGTTTCTTCAAGAGACTATATCTTCTGAATCATTGTTAAAATGTAACTTGTTTGATGGCAAGTGGGTTTATGACAATGAATCTAATCCACTCTACAAAGAACAACAATGTAAGTTCATGTCGGATCAATTGGCTTGTGAGAAATTTGGAAGGAAGGATCTTGACTACCAAAATTGGAGATGGAAGCCTCATCAATGTGACCTACCAAG GTTCAATGCCACAACATTGCTTGAAAGGCTAAGGAACAAGAGGCTTGTGTTTGTTGGGGATTCACTCAATAGAGGCCAATGGGTTTCAATGGTCTGCCTTGTTGAATCTTCACTTCCCCCAACTCTCAAATCCATGCAAACCCTTGCCAATGGTTCACTCAACATTTTTAAGGCTAAA GAATACAATGCAACCATCGAGTTCTATTGGTCCCCATTACTTGTAGAATCAAATTCAGATGATCCTGTAAACCATAAGGTACCAGATAGGACTGTGAGAGTCCAAGCCATTGAGAAACATGCTAAGTATTGGACTCATGCAGACATTATAGTTTTCAACACTTTCCTTTGGTGGAGAAGACAAGCGATGAATGTTTT GTGGGGGTCATTTGGAGACCCTAATGGAGTATACAAAAAGGTAAAAATGGTGAGAGTGTATGAGATGGCCTTGAGGACTTGGTCAGATTGGTTGGAAATGCATATTAATCGTAACAAGAcccaattattttttgtttctatgtCACCTACTCACCAAAG ggcTCATGAATGGGGAGGAACAAAgggtgaaaattgttacaaagAAAGAGATCAAATAACAAAAGAGGGATATAATGGAAATGGTTCAGTTCCTAAAATGATGCAAGTGGTTGAAAATGTTCTACAAGATTTAAAAACAAGAGGTTTAAATGTTCAAATGCTTAACATCACACAACTTTCAGAGTACAGAAAAGAAGGTCACCCTTCAATCTATAGGAAGCAATGGGAGCCTTTAACAGAAGAACAAATATCAAATCCAAAATCTTATGCAGATTGCATACATTGGTGCCTCCCTGGTGTGCCTGATACATGGAATGAACTTCTTTATgcttatatttttcatagatgA
- the LOC123924794 gene encoding abscisic acid receptor PYL4-like: MPPNPPKSSLLLHRINHTTTTTTTVTNHHAENNSILFVNPVVTTIPNTIAHYHTHPVSSNQLCSVVIQETTASISAVWSVVRRFDKPQAYKNFIKSCSLIGGDGDVGTVREVNLISGLPAARSTERLEILDEERHVISFSVVGGDHRLANYCSVTTLHPSTAGDGSGTVIVESYVVDIPPENTKEDTRVFVDTIVRCNLQSLAQNAENIKQQKNNDHHKGCS, from the coding sequence atgcctCCAAATCCACCAAAATCTTCTCTCCTCCTCCACAGGATCAaccacaccaccaccaccaccacaaccgTCACCAACCACCATGCCGAAAACAACAGCATCCTCTTCGTCAACCCCGTCGTCACCACCATCCCTAATACCATAGCACACTACCACACACACCCAGTATCCTCCAACCAATTATGCTCCGTGGTCATTCAAGAAACAACTGCCTCCATCTCTGCCGTTTGGTCCGTCGTTCGTCGCTTCGACAAACCACAAGCCTACAAAAATTTCATCAAGAGCTGTAGCCTCATCGGTGGTGACGGTGATGTGGGCACAGTCAGGGAGGTCAACCTTATATCTGGACTCCCTGCTGCCCGCAGCACCGAACGCCTTGAGATCCTTGATGAGGAGCGTCATGTGATCAGCTTTAGCGTTGTTGGTGGGGACCACCGGCTTGCTAACTACTGTTCCGTGACTACACTTCATCCCTCCACCGCTGGTGACGGTTCTGGCACGGTGATTGTTGAGTCCTACGTGGTGGATATTCCGCCGGAAAATACTAAAGAGGACACACGAGTGTTTGTTGATACAATTGTTCGGTGTAATCTTCAGTCACTTGCACAAAATGCAGAGAACATTAAGCAACAAAAGAACAACGATCATCACAAGGGTTGTTCTTGA